A genome region from Euphorbia lathyris chromosome 4, ddEupLath1.1, whole genome shotgun sequence includes the following:
- the LOC136226122 gene encoding agamous-like MADS-box protein AGL61, which yields MARRKLSKGKQKIEMKRIQNEDDRLITFSKRRSGIYKKSSELVTLCGAEIGFLVFSPAGKPFSFGYPSVETIANRFLGLKINENSHPHPLIEAYRKMKVQELTQMHNDMISNLEAEKAKGAWLKAAMMRDKGKGKEINWWDAPLNELNREELEKLYALFEEVHTILCRKLTVESINGGASSSQPQAQAQAPMAEPVFADEPAANDMQNTLNGGYDFGFNQETSLRKFYPRLG from the coding sequence ATGGCAAGAAGGAAGCTGAGCAAAGGCAAGCAGAAGATCGAAATGAAGAGGATCCAAAATGAGGATGATAGGTTGATCACCTTCTCCAAAAGAAGATCCGGCATATATAAGAAATCAAGTGAACTGGTGACTCTTTGTGGTGCTGAGATAGGGTTCTTGGTGTTTTCACCAGCAGGTAAACCTTTCTCTTTTGGCTATCCTTCCGTGGAGACCATAGCCAATCGGTTTCTGGGACTCAAGATTAATGAAAACAGTCACCCTCACCCTCTGATCGAGGCTTATCGGAAGATGAAGGTTCAAGAGCTTACTCAGATGCACAATGACATGATCAGCAATCTGGAGGCTGAGAAGGCCAAGGGGGCTTGGTTGAAGGCTGCCATGATGAGAGATAaagggaaagggaaagagaTCAATTGGTGGGATGCTCCTCTCAATGAGCTTAACCGTGAAGAACTTGAGAAACTGTATGCACTGTTTGAAGAGGTGCATACAATTTTATGCAGGAAACTCACTGTGGAAAGCATCAATGGAGGAGCTTCTTCCAGTCAGCCTCAGGCTCAGGCTCAGGCTCCAATGGCTGAACCTGTGTTTGCTGATGAGCCTGCTGCAAATGATATGCAGAATACTCTGAATGGTGGTTATGATTTTGGGTTCAATCAAGAAACTTCTCTGAGGAAGTTTTATCCCAGACTTGGGTAA